ATGACGGTGAAAGGCAGTCTCAACCATAACGAGGCCTATGAGATGAGCCGTGTGTCAGTGGATAAACAGGCCGTGATCTACCGTCAGATTGCGGCAGGTAAGCTCAACACCTTCAATAAGCTGAGGGCCTTCGTTGAGGGTCTCATTGAGCTTGAGCGCCAGGAGTCCATATTCACCCTTCAGACGATCAACGAGGAGGAACGGGAGAGTATAAACGAACTTGAAAGCGCCCTCCGGGCAGTGGAGCGTTTCATCGGTACCATCGATAAAGAGAGATCACGCCACCTCAAGAAGGCGGTCTTTCATTCCACGGTCACACCCGAGAGGCTCGACCTCATTATCCGGCATCTTATGAGACTGAGGAAGGTGATCCACGCGGGTTCAGGTATCAAATCAGCCGCACATGCGGCATAAAGAGAATAAGGAGGTTACACACCATATGGGACACTATCAGATCAAAACGAAGAAAGGGTATGACTTCTTTGAGGTATCATCGGCATTTCAGAAAGCGATACGCAGAAGTGACGAAGAAGTCGCCCTCTTCTTTGCCACTGAGCTCGAGACATCGGGTTATGGTGAATACGCATGGAAGCGTATGAAGATCATAACATCTGAGGATGTGGGTCTTGCAGAACCTTTAATGCCTGCCAACATCATGGCGCTCTATGATATGTACTGTCAGCAGAAAAGAAAGAAGGATGATAACTCAGGTTCCGAGACGCTCTTCCTTATCCATGCAGTACTTCTTCTCTGCCGTTCCAGAAAGAGCAGGCTTATCGACTGGGCTGTTATCGCGCTGTTAAACGAACACCCTTCACGCCATATGGAGATACCTGATTATGCCTATGACAAACATAACGCAAAGGGACGCTCAATGGGTCGGGGATGGGATCACTTCTATGAAGAAGGGACCAGGCTCGAAAACCATACGCCAGTTGAAGGGGAAGAAGAATTCAAGGCCAGGGCGTATGAGTCGCAGATACACCCCAAACCCGCTATTGAATACAAGGAAGGGCCGAAGCAGACGAAACTCTTATCGTACTTCTAAAAGAAGAAACCCGAGAGCAACTTCTCTCCCTCCCCTAGCCCCTCATTCGAGGGGCCTTTTTTGTTCATCGGATGATACATTATTTCCTAACAGGATGGGCAACTCTCCGTTAAGCCTCTCGCGCTTAGCTCGTAAGTGTTCTCGGCACGTCTATCTTATGAAATCCTGGTTTGCAGAGCCAGCGGAATATTGAACTTTTCAATCGGCTACGCAGAATGTTAATCGCCAAATTTAGCTTGAAAACAAATAGGAATTAGAGGAGAATAAGTTTAGAGGTGGGGAGATATCAGCCAGTCGATTGCAATAAGCCCCCAGGGGTACATGGCAATGACTAAAACTATAATGTTAGGAAAATTGCCCTGAAAACCTGATTATGACTGTTTCATGCAGAATTGCTTCTGTGCATTTAATGTTCATCTTATGAAGCAGAAATTCGGTCGGACGATACCGGAACAGACGTAAGGTAAGCACGTAACTAACAGGAGGGGCAAAGAAAACATGTATATAAAAAAGGTTCATATCCAGAACTTCCGTCTGCTGAGAGAAGTTAATCTCTTCTTGGAAGAAAGAACGACCGTAATTGTAGGCCGAAACAACAGCGGCAAGACTTCACTGGCCGAATTAATCCGACGTTTATTGTCAGACACCGTACCATCCTTTCGCCTGGAAGACTTCTCTCTTTCTGTATACGATCAGTTCTGGACCGCTTTCGTCCTTAAGGGGCAGGAGCACGAGGAAAATGAGATTCGCGACACGCTACCTTTTATTGAGGTTAAGCTCACAGTCAATTATGATAAGCAAATGCCGAACCTGGGCTTGCTGGGAGAGTTCGTAATAGACTTGGACCAAGAGTGTACCGAGGCTATTATTGTTGCTCGTTACCAATTAAAGGACGGAGAAATTAACGCGTTTTTTAATGACATCGAGTACGATCTAAATGCCCCTAAGGACCTTCAGAAAAAAACATTTTTTCGAACCATTAGAGAACGGATTCCGAAGTATTACGCTGTTGTTTTGCTAGCTGAAGATCCAACGGACCCAACAAACCGAAAGGTCATAGATTTGTCAACACTCCGTGCCCTCATGAATAGCGGATTCATCAATGCGCAGCGTGGTTTGGACGATATTACGCATAGAGACATGGACGTTCTGGGAAAAGTTTTGGTTACACTGTTTGATAGTGCTGTCTCCGATCTGGCCGATCCGAAAGACCGTGACGTTGTTCAAAAACTTGAGAGTACTGTAAGGGGAATTCAAGACAGTATCGATACGGACTTTCGGGATCAGTTGGATGAACTCTTGCCCGCGTTTTCTCTCTTTGGGTATCCTGGCTTGAGCGATCCAAAACTGTGCACAGAAACGACATTGGATGTGCAACGTTTGCTGACCAACCATACCAAACTTTACTATGCGGGGGTCAATGGGATTAATCTTCCCGAAACATATAATGGGCTAGGCGCAAGAAATCTAATATATATTCTGTTGAAGATTTTAGAGTTCTTTAAATCCTTCAAGCTAAGGCAACCCACAGCTGGTATGCATCTTGTTTTCATTGAAGAACCAGAAGTACATCTGCACCCTCAAATGCAGGAAGTTTTCATCCGCAAACTTGGAGAGATTGCCGATGTATTCGCTAAGGAGTTCAATAATGGGATTCGTTGGCCAGTACAATTCGTCGTCACAACACATTCAACGCATATTGCGAATGAAGCTCCCTTCAGGTCCATGAGGTATTTTCTCGCAGTTCCAACGGCTGATTCGGACGTCATCTTTACGACACAGATAAAAGACCTGCAAAAAGGGCTGGGTGGCATACCACAGGGGGATCAAGAGTTTCTTCACAAGTACATGACGTTAACGAGGTGTGACCTTCTCTTCGCCGACAAGGCAGTTTTGATCGAAGGCACGGCTGAGCGCCTATTGTTACCCAGAATGATCGCAATTGTGGACGAGGCCCTCTCCCCAGGCTGCAAACTGTCCAGCCAATATATTTCCGTTGTGGAAGTTGGAGGCGCGTATGCACACCGTTTCTTTCAACTATTAGATTTTCTTGAACTCCCCACTTTGGTAATAACCGACTTGGATTCTGTAAAACGGAATGCTGAGAACAGACTGATAGCCTGCAAAGTGTCAGAGGGCACGAACACAAGCAACGGCTGCATCAAAGATTGGTTTGAAGATACCAATATCAGCCCTTCGAGCTTAATTGGGCTGCCTGACCATAAGAAGGTTCGTGGTTTTCATCGTCTGGCATACCAGGTGCCGGAGACAAGTGAGGCACCGTGCGGACGAAGCTTCGAAGACGCATTCATACTAGCCAATCCAGATATGTTTGATTTAACAAAGGCCTCTATCGAAGACAGCGAAGACGAAGCCTACGAAAAAGCAAAAACCGTTAGAAAGACGGAGTTTGCCCTGGAATATGCACTCGAAAAGACCCAATGGTTCGTGCCACGATATATAGCAGATGGTCTTAGCTGGCTAGCAAAAGGACCATTGCTTTCTGACGTAATTCTTTCCCCAGCCAAATCTGGGCATGTAGAGAAAGATAAGGATACCGCAACAGGAGCAATCTCGTGAATGATGCAGTTCTAAATCCCGCGGAACGTTCCGCGAAAGAAGCTCTCGACCATATGTGTGCCTGCATTGATCAGAATAAGAATTTCCTCTTGGAGGCCGGTGCCGGCGCGGGCAAAACCTATTCTTTGAAATATGCCTTAAAGCGCTTGATACAAGAAAAGGGGAACAATTTATTGCGACAACGACAGCAAGTAGCTTGCATTAGTTACACTAATGTTGCCAGCGAACAGATATCGTCGGGCATCGACCGACACCCGGCAATACACTCTTCTACAATTCACTCCTTCTGTTGGTCGATGATCAAGGACTATCAGCCCTTCATGCGTAATGAGCTTCCGAACATGAGTAGTTGGTCTGAGAAAATAGAGGAAGCCGGAGGTATAAAATCTCAGTCAGTCGGTTACGATGATCTTGGCTGGCGAGCAATAGATGAGGCCCAAATTTCACTTCATCACGACGACGTATTGGACTTAACCTTCAAACTCATGAATTATGAAAAATTCCGCACCCGCCTAGTTACACGTTACCCGATCCTTTTCATTGATGAATACCAGGACACTAATGTGAAGATAGCACAGGCGCTGAGATCACACTTCCTTGATTCCGGACAGGGGCCGCTAATGGGCTTCTTCGGCGATCATTGGCAAAAGATTTATGGGTCAGGTTGCGGAAGGATTGAACATCCGGCCCTTGAGGTCATAGGCAAAGAGGCCAATTTTCGTTCAGTTCCCGTTATCGTCGACGTACTGAACCGTATGCGACCAGAGCTCCCTCAGCAAGTGAAAGATCCGACTGCCCAGGGTTCCGTCGCAGTGTATCACACTAATGACTGGAGGGGGGTGAGGCGTACAGGACAACACTGGGGCGACGACCTACCCGCTGAGGTTGCCCATGAATATCTTCGGGCGCTTGTAGAACGTCTTATCACCGAGGGTTGGAACTTTTCTCCAGATAAAAGTAAAATTCTTATGCTTACCCATAAAGTATTGGCCAGAGAACAGGGCTACAACAATCTCGCCGATGTTTTTCCATACAATGACGCGTTTATTAAGAAGGAAGACACACACATAGCTTTTTTTATGGACACACTTGAGCCCGTCTGCATAGCCTATGAGAATAAACACTTCGGTGAAATGTTTGCCGCACTAGGCACGCGCACACCCGCTATTCGGTCTCACACCGACAAGACAGCGTGGGCAAGAGACATGGATACGTTGCTTACGTTGCGTTCCACCGGGACGATCGGAGCTGTGCTTGATCACTTGAGACAATCAAAGCGGCCCCGCCTACCAGAAGCTGCAGAGCGAAAAGAGCAGAAGCTTCAACAGTGGTTAAAGGATCCGAACATGGAAGATGCGTCAAAACTGGAGCGACTACATGCCTTGCGGGCCATCTCTTACCAGGAGGTTGTCGCGCTTTCTCGTTACATTAACAGCTTCACCCCCTTCGAGACCAAGCACGGTGTAAAGGGCGCCGAATTTGAGAACGTGCTTGTGGTTGTTGGACGGGGATGGAACCAATACAATTTCAACCAGTTTCTTGAATGGGCCAACTCTCCAGCCACGGTCCCTTCGGAAAAACGTGATACCTTCGAACGAAACCGTAATCTATTCTACGTCACCTGCTCGCGCCCTACGACACGTCTTGCTGTCCTGTTCACTCAGCAGTTGAGTAACCCCGCTATGGTTACCCTTGCCAAGTGGTTTGGTACCAACACAATACATTCGCTACAAATTGGCCGTTGATTAACACTGTGTAAGGATCCAGCTGAATTATAGATTAGCAAGACACTCTAGCCGAAGCCTCACAGTCACGGCTGATTTGTAGCCAGCACTTTCAATTACAATCTTCGTACTATCGTCTGGCACCAACTGAGCTGCGCCCTTTTTTATCTTTGGAGCAACCGGAGGTCTATATTATAGATATTATCGTTTAGCTCAAACTTTATGGCATCTCTTGTGTGAGTAATCACTTGCTTCTTTCCAACATCGAACTCCCTATGATGATTAGGACAGAGGATCAAAATGTTGTCAGGCATTTCTGGCCCCTTCTGGCTCTTGGGGATTATATGTGCTGCCTCTACATACAGCTCTCCGCTTTTTTTAAGAATACCATAACCACAAATTTGGCATCTATGGTCTCTTAATTTCTTAAGTTGTGCAATCGTTTTCGCGTCTCTCTTATATGTCTTATGGTTGACCTCGATATGTTCCGGATCCGTCTGTTTGAGTTTTTCCAGTTCTGCAATGATTTCACTTTTGGTTTGAGTCCGTGCGACGTAGGAATCGAGTTCGTCTTGTTCCGAGCTATTTGGCTCCGTTTCTTCTACATTAAGTCTTTTGCCAGTTATATACTGAAAAATCATCTGCAACGCCCTAAACTCATTAAGCCTCACACCAGATCTGGAAAGTTCTCTTAATTCATCTGTCACCACACGCCGTGCGAAATCGATGTCCTTATATGTAAAACCAATCTGTGGAACCAATCTATTTTTAGAATATCTTTTGGCTGATAACGCAATCGGAAATAACATCGATACCCTTTTGTGCGCAGCGATGTTGCTTTCCAGCATGCCATTTTCGAATTCCTTCCAGGGGGTCCTCCTCGGTTCGATTAGCCTTGCATTGCAGTAAATGCCAACAATTTCTCCGTGCCCAGTTTCTAAGTTCCTTGTGTAAAAGATGATTATTCCACCATCTTCAAAGTTTGCAGGAGGAGCGGTCCACTGTACGAACCCATAAACGATATCTCTTGTATCGAGATTCTTTTTATCAAACTTAAAATTCAAACATTCATGTCCAGGGTACTTTCTTGCGTAGGCGTGTCCGGCTCGAGGGTCAATGTGAATATTCCTCCAGCCATCTGGATTCCAGGTAATGTTAGCGACAATCACACTTTTGTTTTCCATACTGTCTCCCACTCAATGTCTTACGCTAATCGATGATTTCGGGTCTTATCCCACCTCGCAATTCTTTATGTACCACGCCATCAGTCAATTCCGAACCTTGTCTTGAGCCTTTCCACCGTGTGGTTCCATTTTTCTGTCGTTGGCCGTGCAACTGTATTCTGATTTCCAAAAAATCCCCGTTCTTTGATCGCTTGTGAAACTGGTACCGTCTTTAGCCAACTTACGCCCACTAAGTATTCGGCTTTATCTGGGTTATCTGCAGATTTCATAGCGGTTGCTATCTTTAAGGGCAATGTGGTAATTGGAACTCGACCGCCAGCATCATTGATTGTCATGAACTCCTCCACTGGAACCCTTCCTTCTATAACCTGTCCAACGCCTACATATCCTGTGGCTGGGATATTCACCCAGACACGGGCTCCCGGTTCGAGCAAAGAAAGGGTATTGCTGTACCAAGGTCCTCCACCTCCGGAAATAAATCCATACTTCACTGCTTCGTTCCAGTCTCGAGTATCGTTTATGCCAAAAGAGACGTAATATTCTCCATTCCAATCACTGTGGACTCCATCGGATCTACCTTCCGTTGCCGTCATCGATGGCTCCCGTAACCAAACTCGCGAAAGGTATTCCCTCTCTCCATCCTTGAAGAAACGGAAGAAAACCGCATTGATACTAACATCGTGATGCTCTGCGAGATATGTTACTATTCGCTCCGTGCTAGGATCAAAAGCCCCAGCCACAATTATCAGTTCATGGTTGCTGTTAAGTTCCTCTGGCATGGCTTTGACTTTGAACCATTTACAGAAGGTATCGTTAATTGAACTCGCCTGCCGGTCCGGGTGCCAGGTTGTCACATAGTCATGATAGATCCTTGCGATGTCCTCGTCTCGTAGTGTCCTAACCCATGAGCCATAGTCGAGAACTTGAGAAACAATGTCGCGATATGTTTTGTCCTTCTTGAGCTCGATGACCGAAAGATTTCCTTCAACATCGATGGCAAGAAGATCGATCACCTTGTCAAATGAAGTTCTCACCTGCCGGCCTATCACCATCAGATGGGGTGCAGCTATGGTTATGTTGGAATCAAGGATTTCTTCGAGTCGTGATTCCGTGGTCATGGGCTCGAAGTTTATTTCTCTAATTTTCTGATCGATTCGCCAGAAACCAAATTCAATCGGCATATTTTCACCTCGTATTTCTCGGATTCGCCATTTCTAATTAGTCCTCAAATGGCTGAAACCAAGAGTCTCCCGCAATAACTCGAATTCCATCCGCCTGATAACCATTTTCTGTAAGCGAGTGCACGTGCTCGGTACATAATTTTTTTGCATTTCCCCACTGGCCAGCAAGTAAGTGCTTTAGTACGATCGGATGGATACTCAGATCTAAATCCAATTCCTTAACTATGACCATTTGATCCGCACGACTGGGCATTTCGTCAGAATCTAAAGTATATGATCGCAATAGTTCAAATATGGGCCGATAATAATAGCCCCAGACGCCCTCTTCAGTGTTAACCTTGATGGAATTCCGAATCTTTAAGTCACCCGGTTCGGGGTCCCTCCAAAAGAATTGCAAAACGTCATTGCGAAAATATGTGACGGCACCAATCTGAAATGATGGTGGCAAACCATCTACACTAATAAGTCTTTTTGCTTGTTGTTTTGCTTTATTCTTCACATCCGAGCTCGGCTGACTGACGCGTCCCTTGGATTCAAGTGCTACCCATTCACCGGAACTGGTTTGCCCGACAAGATCAGGGCGAGAACGTCCACCTAGAACCTTCGGGTTGAGTTGATCACGAAAAACATCAAGATGTAAAACCCACGGGGCGTCGAGAAGCTTAGCAGAAAAGAGCTTGCACATAACCATGCCGAGGAAATAACTAACTGCACCTTTTTCTGATGGGTCCAGCGTTTTCACCGCCTGGGTCCTGTTGAGTCTGTATGCTCTTGGTCCGCTTTGTTCAAGTGCCATTCTAACCAAGGATATTCGGAATAACGCTTCGTACATTGACGAAAGGCCGTATCTGAATACGTATTGGCGGTTAGGACGTCCTATCGTCATTGCAGCCCACAGCAGATCGTCCCAAGATGTCTCGAGCACCGCATGGCCGTTCGAAACTGGTCCACCGGGCGAAAAACCTTCGGACTCATAGTCAATTCTGATTACCGAAGGTCGGCTCATTATGAACATCCTTTTGGTGCGTGGATGTGAGATGGCCAATCAGCGGGCTTGGGCTGGCCGGGTTTCCATTCGAAGAGAGGGAGGAAGTTGCCTTTATTGTCTGCTGGGGGGCCAGGGGGAGGATCGAGACGGGTCTGGTAGGGCTGACCGGCACGGATTGCGTCGGTAAGGGCGTCGTAGATCTCCACAATGGTATCCTTGGTCCGATATGTACCATGGGCAGATTCGTCCTTGCGCTTCACGATGGGGAAGGTCTCCATGATGTAATCAACGGCGTGACGAGGAGTGGGGAATGCACTGGTGAGGCTTTCCGGTTCTTTTCGCCACTCTTCCTCTGAACCGAGATACAGATGAAAAAATGCAGCATCGAGTTCACAGCGAAGCAGGAAGCGGCGTCCTTCGTCCCATCGGAAGGGCGGACCATTGTAGCCGCAGTCACGCGCAAAAGCTTCCAAATCCCACGCTGTATAGGTGAGCTCGAGGACGCGATCCCGCATCCAGTGAGCACAGGATGCGGGTTCATCTTGGAATCGAGCAGCAAGAACTTGTTCAGGGCTTACAATGGCGACCTGTTTGGAGTACGAAAACGTGAAATGGGTGCCGGAAACCTTTTGGCGCGATAGATAGTCGAACATGAAAGAATTGAGGTTTGCAATGAACGCAGAGATTAACTCGGGCTCTTTGACTGTTGGTGTCATGTTGCGGATGGTATCGAAGCTGGCAAGCCGCGGGTACACAAATGCAATGCATGTTCGCTCATTAGTCGCATTCGTAATGTCGCGTACGCCGAGGAACCAACCGAATCGCAACCTTTTTTGGGTGGCTTCATCAAATATTTGGCTGGAAACAACATAACGGGGGTTTGCGAATAACCAGGGGTTCTCCTTGGCGGAAGCCGGAACCGTATCAATGTTAGTGCTTTCGTGGGCAAAGGACGCAAACCGATGGTCAAACTGATGACACATTTTACCTTCGTAAACGGCTAAGGAATTCTCTTTTCGGTTTTGTTCCTTGTTTGGGAGGAACTGAGCTGAAGCTTCTTTGATATAGAAAGTCGTCCAGAACTCTACTTTATAGAGATTTACATCTTCAACTTCTTGGTGCAAGATCGGGTGTTTTCGGTGACTTCGAAGGCAAAGTTCAGCGTCTCGTTGCGTAATGAGAATTGGCATTGTTTTGGTGTTGGGATTCATACAAGCAACGTCATCCGGAGACAAGCAAATTCGTCTTACCCGATCAGTGAGCTCGGATGGGTCATGAGCATAATAAACAAATACCGTAGGGTTAGGTTGAATGTGACGGGTGATGGTCAAGAGACAGAACCTGAACTGCGGATGTACGGAGGAGAACAAGTGTGAGCGATTCTCGAAGTCATAAGCACACACCAAGTTGCGTCCGGAAAAAAGTGAATCAAAAAAATAGCGGTTGTAGGCATCCGTGAGTAAAGATGATGGGACGATCATGCCCAGGTAGCCATCTTTGTTGCTATGTCGGAACGCGAGTTCAGTGAATAACGAGCTGCTATTTATTCGCCCAAAAGCCGAAAGAGGATAAAGACCAGAATTCTGAATAAGGGATCGAATTGCAAAACTCCGTCGGCGTGTTGCTTCATATGCTTGGTAAAGTCTGGGGTCAATCTTCTCCAGAGCTTGAATAGCAGTCTTCCGACGTGATCGGCTGTCCGCAGCGGTAATAGTGGGGTTGGACTCCGCAAAGAATTCCTTGTCACTAAGTTCCATTGTCTCCCATGGCGGATTGCCCAACACGCAATCGAAGCCACCTCGCGCAAATGCTTCCGGGAAGGCCAAATGCCAGTGAAAGAACTGATATAGATCTGCAAGGCGTTCGACTTCGGCATTAAGTTCGTTGGGCAGTTGCTTACCGCCAACGAGATCATTGAGATTCCCTTGCGTGATTCCGGTGGCGCTACTTTCCCTTCCCGGCTCACGTAAATATTTCTTTATCACAAACGCTGCGCACCACGCGTCGGCAAGCAGTTTTTTATGACGATATTCTTCTGCTTCTTCACGGTTGCGGAATACCAACTCTTTGCAATCAACATCCTCGGGCCGATCATCAGGCAACTCTTCCAATTCGGCGGCAGCTTTTGCGAGTTGTGCCTGAATCTCCGCCTCCTGCTTCGCAAACAAAGGCCCCAGCCCTTTGCGCTCAACTTTATTCCGTTTTTTCAGTTCAGCACAGGCTTTCTTGTCGTCCCCTTCGATAGGCTTGAAGGCGTCATCGGGTATGCCTTGAATAATCAGTTCTGGGGTTGTTCCGAGCAGACTGTTACCGACGCGGATGTGGTGGTCAAGAAATGATAACGGTTTTCCAGGCTCCAAGGCATCTAGCCACAAACTTACCCTACAGAGTTCGGCAGCCATGGGATTG
This genomic window from Syntrophorhabdaceae bacterium contains:
- a CDS encoding N-6 DNA methylase yields the protein MARRVNEFQTIRSEGGLLPSDLLRRIIDPKEKIPGTEPQDYGLPHGDRINETITQSWNRLRRHWAEFSDAVQKLPEGEPGTGVTNDKWNLPLLRELGFGLLPTTAGPEIEGRTYAINRFLGPTAIHLIGCNLSLDRRAAGVRGAASANPHGLVQEFLNRAEGYLWGIVSNGLRFRILRDNQALSRQSYLEFDLEAMFIGEVFSDFVLLWLVAHATRFTVSDGGRPEGCWLEQWTKLAEEQGTRALESLKGGVEKALEVLGQGFVGHPRNTALRENLRTGALSPGEFHGQLLRVVYRLIFLFVAEDRTLEGIPLIHARDDSEEGRQARERYAIHYSTARLRELAANIRGSRHGDLWHQFSLLVGAVSGDDRFVGAREHLALPVLGSFLWSAVTTEAVNAPNLTEGEGTELANTDFLEAIRHLAFTRQGKVLRPVDYKNLGSEELGGVYESFLALTPQISGDGTRFSFAEFAGNERKTSGSYYTPDSLVQCLLDSALDPVVEEATKGKVDAEAEKAILSLKICDPAVGSGHFLVGAAHRLARHLARIRAIAQGESEPSPPVYQHALRDVIGHCLYGVDINPMAAELCRVSLWLDALEPGKPLSFLDHHIRVGNSLLGTTPELIIQGIPDDAFKPIEGDDKKACAELKKRNKVERKGLGPLFAKQEAEIQAQLAKAAAELEELPDDRPEDVDCKELVFRNREEAEEYRHKKLLADAWCAAFVIKKYLREPGRESSATGITQGNLNDLVGGKQLPNELNAEVERLADLYQFFHWHLAFPEAFARGGFDCVLGNPPWETMELSDKEFFAESNPTITAADSRSRRKTAIQALEKIDPRLYQAYEATRRRSFAIRSLIQNSGLYPLSAFGRINSSSLFTELAFRHSNKDGYLGMIVPSSLLTDAYNRYFFDSLFSGRNLVCAYDFENRSHLFSSVHPQFRFCLLTITRHIQPNPTVFVYYAHDPSELTDRVRRICLSPDDVACMNPNTKTMPILITQRDAELCLRSHRKHPILHQEVEDVNLYKVEFWTTFYIKEASAQFLPNKEQNRKENSLAVYEGKMCHQFDHRFASFAHESTNIDTVPASAKENPWLFANPRYVVSSQIFDEATQKRLRFGWFLGVRDITNATNERTCIAFVYPRLASFDTIRNMTPTVKEPELISAFIANLNSFMFDYLSRQKVSGTHFTFSYSKQVAIVSPEQVLAARFQDEPASCAHWMRDRVLELTYTAWDLEAFARDCGYNGPPFRWDEGRRFLLRCELDAAFFHLYLGSEEEWRKEPESLTSAFPTPRHAVDYIMETFPIVKRKDESAHGTYRTKDTIVEIYDALTDAIRAGQPYQTRLDPPPGPPADNKGNFLPLFEWKPGQPKPADWPSHIHAPKGCS
- a CDS encoding HNH endonuclease; protein product: MENKSVIVANITWNPDGWRNIHIDPRAGHAYARKYPGHECLNFKFDKKNLDTRDIVYGFVQWTAPPANFEDGGIIIFYTRNLETGHGEIVGIYCNARLIEPRRTPWKEFENGMLESNIAAHKRVSMLFPIALSAKRYSKNRLVPQIGFTYKDIDFARRVVTDELRELSRSGVRLNEFRALQMIFQYITGKRLNVEETEPNSSEQDELDSYVARTQTKSEIIAELEKLKQTDPEHIEVNHKTYKRDAKTIAQLKKLRDHRCQICGYGILKKSGELYVEAAHIIPKSQKGPEMPDNILILCPNHHREFDVGKKQVITHTRDAIKFELNDNIYNIDLRLLQR
- a CDS encoding ATP-dependent endonuclease — its product is MYIKKVHIQNFRLLREVNLFLEERTTVIVGRNNSGKTSLAELIRRLLSDTVPSFRLEDFSLSVYDQFWTAFVLKGQEHEENEIRDTLPFIEVKLTVNYDKQMPNLGLLGEFVIDLDQECTEAIIVARYQLKDGEINAFFNDIEYDLNAPKDLQKKTFFRTIRERIPKYYAVVLLAEDPTDPTNRKVIDLSTLRALMNSGFINAQRGLDDITHRDMDVLGKVLVTLFDSAVSDLADPKDRDVVQKLESTVRGIQDSIDTDFRDQLDELLPAFSLFGYPGLSDPKLCTETTLDVQRLLTNHTKLYYAGVNGINLPETYNGLGARNLIYILLKILEFFKSFKLRQPTAGMHLVFIEEPEVHLHPQMQEVFIRKLGEIADVFAKEFNNGIRWPVQFVVTTHSTHIANEAPFRSMRYFLAVPTADSDVIFTTQIKDLQKGLGGIPQGDQEFLHKYMTLTRCDLLFADKAVLIEGTAERLLLPRMIAIVDEALSPGCKLSSQYISVVEVGGAYAHRFFQLLDFLELPTLVITDLDSVKRNAENRLIACKVSEGTNTSNGCIKDWFEDTNISPSSLIGLPDHKKVRGFHRLAYQVPETSEAPCGRSFEDAFILANPDMFDLTKASIEDSEDEAYEKAKTVRKTEFALEYALEKTQWFVPRYIADGLSWLAKGPLLSDVILSPAKSGHVEKDKDTATGAIS
- a CDS encoding UvrD-helicase domain-containing protein, which codes for MNDAVLNPAERSAKEALDHMCACIDQNKNFLLEAGAGAGKTYSLKYALKRLIQEKGNNLLRQRQQVACISYTNVASEQISSGIDRHPAIHSSTIHSFCWSMIKDYQPFMRNELPNMSSWSEKIEEAGGIKSQSVGYDDLGWRAIDEAQISLHHDDVLDLTFKLMNYEKFRTRLVTRYPILFIDEYQDTNVKIAQALRSHFLDSGQGPLMGFFGDHWQKIYGSGCGRIEHPALEVIGKEANFRSVPVIVDVLNRMRPELPQQVKDPTAQGSVAVYHTNDWRGVRRTGQHWGDDLPAEVAHEYLRALVERLITEGWNFSPDKSKILMLTHKVLAREQGYNNLADVFPYNDAFIKKEDTHIAFFMDTLEPVCIAYENKHFGEMFAALGTRTPAIRSHTDKTAWARDMDTLLTLRSTGTIGAVLDHLRQSKRPRLPEAAERKEQKLQQWLKDPNMEDASKLERLHALRAISYQEVVALSRYINSFTPFETKHGVKGAEFENVLVVVGRGWNQYNFNQFLEWANSPATVPSEKRDTFERNRNLFYVTCSRPTTRLAVLFTQQLSNPAMVTLAKWFGTNTIHSLQIGR